One genomic region from Anabaena sp. PCC 7108 encodes:
- a CDS encoding DUF2225 domain-containing protein: MLKRINYPPFILLGIFLFSPLNTASAEYKPVKIAQKLQTKRAAAEQAFQEGIKLYEQGTAPSLKQAIAKLETALTLFREAGEKPFREAVVLLRIGYIYSSLGEKQKALEYYKQALPIYRTVGNKEGEAATLHNIGSIYDSWGQRQESLQYYNQAVSLLRVVGDKAGEAITLNNIGLVYDSLGEKQKALEYYHQALSIYQVVSDKSGEATTLHNLGLVYSSLGKKQQALDYYNQSLQLLRGVGNKRGEAYSLSNIGSVYDSLGEKQQALDYYHQALTLRRAVGDKGGEAYTLNNLGSVYSSLGEKQQALDYYNQALLLLRAVGDRSKEATTLNNIGTVYDSQAEKEKALVYYNQALPLLRAVGDRYGEASTLHNIGAVYYSLNNNQQALNYYNQSLPLARAVGDKDGEAYTLTNLGSVYDSLGEKQKALEYYHQALPLRRMIGDRRGEAFTLYNLAYLQRKQGNLNEALIQMQTAIKIIENLRTKITNQDLRAAYFATFQKYYKFYIDLLMKLHKQQPSKGYDAQALQAGESARARVLLELLTEANADIRTGVDAKLLAAERQLQEQLDSSEKRRIQLLSAEPTRQQIQALETERTALLEQYTEIQTQIRATSPRYAALTQPQPLSLKQIQQEVLDEDTLLLEYSLGEEGSYLWAVSKTDMTSYELPKTTEIEAAVKNFRRVLTSSTSSPQKVKTAAAPVTQMLLAPVAQKLGNKRLVIVGDGALLYIPFAALTAPNSQGKEYQPLLVNHEIISLPSASTVAILRNEQKIRKTASKTLAVIADPVFTSNDQRITHKLPIYAKSEPQNLNNNTLSRAARDAGIDFDRLPFTRTEAKMILALVPENQRLQAFDFAATRDFATNLQLSEYRILHFATHGILNSQQPELSGVVLSLFDNQGQPQNGFLRLHDIFNLNLSAELVVLSACKTGLGKEIKGEGLIGLTNGFMYAGSPRVVVSLWNVDDQGTSVLMQKFYQKMLQQGLKPIGALRAAQLQMLTEKNKNLWKPYYWAAFTLQGEWR, encoded by the coding sequence ATGCTAAAACGTATAAATTATCCGCCATTTATCCTCTTAGGCATATTCCTATTTTCCCCCTTAAATACAGCCAGTGCAGAATATAAACCTGTAAAAATCGCCCAAAAACTACAGACAAAACGTGCCGCTGCGGAACAAGCATTTCAAGAAGGGATAAAACTTTATGAACAAGGAACAGCGCCATCTTTAAAACAGGCAATTGCTAAATTAGAAACAGCACTGACACTATTTCGAGAAGCTGGTGAAAAACCCTTTCGAGAAGCAGTAGTTCTCCTTCGCATAGGCTATATTTACTCATCATTGGGAGAGAAACAGAAAGCACTGGAATACTACAAACAGGCTTTGCCCATATATCGGACTGTGGGTAATAAAGAAGGAGAAGCCGCGACTCTCCATAACATTGGTAGTATCTACGACTCATGGGGACAAAGACAAGAATCACTACAATATTACAACCAGGCTGTATCTCTGTTACGGGTAGTAGGAGACAAAGCTGGAGAAGCCATTACCCTTAATAACATTGGTTTAGTCTATGACTCATTGGGAGAAAAACAGAAAGCACTGGAATACTATCATCAGGCTTTATCCATATATCAGGTTGTGAGTGACAAAAGTGGAGAAGCCACTACTCTCCATAACTTAGGCTTAGTCTATTCCTCGTTGGGAAAAAAGCAACAAGCATTAGACTACTATAATCAGTCTTTGCAACTGTTACGGGGAGTAGGTAATAAACGTGGGGAAGCCTATAGCCTTAGTAATATTGGCAGTGTTTACGATTCATTAGGAGAGAAGCAACAGGCACTTGATTACTATCACCAAGCACTCACCCTAAGACGTGCAGTGGGTGATAAAGGTGGGGAAGCCTATACTCTCAATAATCTTGGCAGCGTTTACTCTTCTTTGGGAGAGAAACAGCAGGCATTAGATTACTATAACCAAGCTTTACTCCTGTTACGAGCAGTGGGGGATAGAAGTAAAGAAGCTACTACTCTCAATAATATTGGCACTGTCTACGACTCACAGGCAGAAAAAGAGAAGGCACTAGTTTACTATAACCAAGCTTTACCTCTGTTACGAGCCGTGGGAGATAGATATGGCGAAGCCTCCACTCTACACAATATTGGCGCTGTCTATTACTCATTGAATAATAATCAGCAAGCACTAAATTACTATAATCAGTCTCTACCCTTAGCACGAGCAGTGGGCGATAAAGATGGTGAAGCTTATACTCTAACTAATCTTGGCAGTGTCTACGACTCCTTGGGAGAAAAGCAAAAAGCACTCGAATACTATCATCAGGCTTTACCCTTGAGAAGGATGATAGGAGATAGACGTGGGGAGGCTTTTACTCTTTATAATCTCGCTTACCTACAACGCAAACAGGGCAATCTTAATGAAGCCTTGATTCAAATGCAGACTGCTATCAAGATTATTGAAAATTTACGCACCAAAATTACTAATCAAGATTTACGGGCTGCTTACTTTGCCACTTTTCAAAAGTATTACAAGTTCTACATTGACTTATTAATGAAGTTGCATAAACAGCAACCATCAAAAGGTTATGATGCCCAAGCACTACAAGCTGGGGAAAGCGCCCGCGCCCGTGTCCTTTTGGAATTGCTCACAGAAGCTAATGCGGATATTAGAACTGGTGTTGATGCCAAGTTATTAGCAGCAGAACGTCAATTACAAGAACAATTGGATAGTAGTGAAAAACGCCGTATTCAATTACTAAGTGCTGAACCCACTCGTCAACAAATTCAAGCTTTAGAAACCGAAAGAACTGCACTTTTAGAACAGTACACAGAAATACAAACACAAATTCGCGCTACCAGTCCGCGCTATGCTGCCCTTACTCAACCCCAACCGTTATCACTTAAACAAATTCAGCAGGAAGTATTAGATGAGGATACTCTACTTTTAGAATATTCTCTGGGTGAAGAAGGTAGTTATCTGTGGGCAGTCAGCAAAACAGATATGACTAGTTATGAATTACCGAAAACTACCGAAATAGAAGCCGCAGTTAAGAATTTCCGTCGTGTTTTAACATCATCAACTTCGAGTCCTCAAAAAGTCAAGACAGCAGCCGCACCTGTAACCCAAATGCTGTTAGCACCAGTGGCTCAAAAATTGGGTAATAAACGCTTAGTTATTGTTGGTGATGGTGCTTTGTTATATATCCCTTTTGCTGCCCTAACAGCACCAAATTCACAGGGAAAGGAGTATCAGCCATTATTAGTCAATCACGAAATTATCAGTTTACCATCAGCTTCTACAGTCGCTATTCTGAGAAATGAACAAAAAATCAGGAAAACAGCTTCTAAGACGTTAGCAGTCATCGCAGATCCAGTTTTTACTAGTAATGATCAACGGATTACTCATAAATTACCAATATATGCAAAGTCAGAACCCCAAAATTTAAATAACAATACTTTAAGTAGAGCCGCTAGAGACGCTGGTATTGATTTTGATCGTCTGCCTTTTACCCGCACTGAAGCTAAGATGATTCTGGCGTTAGTTCCTGAAAATCAGCGGTTACAAGCATTTGATTTTGCCGCTACTCGTGATTTTGCCACAAATTTACAACTTAGTGAATATCGAATTTTACATTTTGCTACTCATGGTATCCTCAATAGTCAACAACCAGAGTTATCTGGTGTGGTGCTGTCGCTGTTTGATAATCAAGGTCAACCCCAAAATGGCTTTTTGCGTTTACATGATATTTTTAACCTCAACCTGTCAGCAGAGTTAGTAGTTCTCAGTGCCTGTAAAACTGGTTTGGGTAAGGAAATCAAGGGAGAAGGATTAATCGGCTTGACAAATGGTTTTATGTATGCTGGTAGTCCTAGGGTAGTGGTAAGTTTATGGAATGTAGATGATCAAGGTACATCTGTACTCATGCAGAAATTCTACCAAAAGATGCTGCAACAGGGTTTAAAGCCCATAGGGGCGTTACGAGCCGCACAGTTGCAGATGTTGACAGAGAAAAATAAAAATTTATGGAAACCGTATTATTGGGCTGCTTTTACTTTACAGGGTGAGTGGCGTTGA